The following nucleotide sequence is from Pseudonocardia abyssalis.
AGGAGGTTCTGGGACAGGAAGCGCTCGATGCGCCGCGCCCGGCCCACGAGCTGCCGGTCCTCCTCGGAGAGCTCGTCGATACCGAGGATCGCGATGATGTCCTGCAGGTCCTGGTACTTCTGCAGGATCCGCTTGACCTCGTTGGCGACCCGGAAGTGCTCGTTGCCGACGTACTGCGGGTCGAGGATCCGCGAGGTGGACGTCAGCGGGTCGACCGCCGGGTAGATGCCCTTCTGCGAGATGGGGCGGGAGAGCTCCGTCGTCGCGTCCAGGTGGGCGAAGGTGGTGGCCGGCGCCGGGTCGGTGTAGTCGTCCGCGGGCACGTAGATCGCCTGCATCGAGGTGATCGAGCGGCCGCGCGTCGACGTGATGCGCTCCTGCAGCTCGCCCATCTCGTCGGCCAGGGTGGGCTGGTACCCCACCGCGGACGGCATGCGGCCGAGCAGCGTGGAGACCTCGGAACCCGCCTGCGTGAAGCGGAAGATGTTGTCGATGAACAGCAGCACGTCCTGGCTGAGCTCGTCGCGGAAGTACTCCGCCATCGTCAGCGCGGACAGGGCGACGCGCATACGCGTGCCCGGCGGCTCGTCCATCTGACCGAACACCAGCGCGGTGTTCTGGATGACGCCGGACTCGGTCATCTCCGTGATGAGGTCGTTGCCCTCACGGGTGCGCTCGCCGACACCGGCGAACACCGAGGTGCCACCGAAGTTCAGGGCGACGCGCTGGATCATCTCCTGGATCAGCACCGTCTTGCCGACGCCCGCGCCGCCGAACAGGCCGATCTTGCCGCCGACCACGTACGGGGTCATCAGGTCGAGGACCTTGATGCCGGTCTCCAGCATCTCGGTCTTGCCCTCGAGCTGGTCGAAGTTGGGCGCCTTGCGGTGGATGCCCCACAGGTCGCCGGTGATCTCCAGGTCGGGCTTGTCCAGGCACTCGCCGAGCGCGTTGAACACGTGCCCCTTGACCTGGTCGCCGACCGGCACCGAGATCGGGCGGCCGAGGTCGGTCACGGTCTGGCCACGGACCACGCCGTCGGTGGGCTGCATGGAGATCGTGCGGACGAGGTTGTCGCCGAGGTGCTGGGCGATCTCCAGCGTCAGCGTCTTCGCGAGGTCACCGAACTCGACCTCGACGGTCAGGGCGCTGTAGAGCGCCGGGACCTCGTTGCGCGGGAACTCGACGTCGACGACCGGGCCGGTGACCCGGACGACCCGGCCGGTCCTGGTGCCGGTGGGGGCGTCAGCGGTGGCGGTCATCTCAGCTCTCACTTCCTGTGCTCACGAGAGCGTCGGCGCCACCGACGATCTCACTGATCTCCTGGGTGATCTGGGCCTGACGGGCCTGGTTCGACTGCAACGTCAGGGTACGGATCAAATCGTTCGCGTTGTCGGTGGCGGCCTTCATGGCCCGCTGCCGGTTCGCCGACTCCGAGGCCGCCGACTCCAGCAGCGCGGCGAACAGCCGCGCGCCG
It contains:
- the atpD gene encoding F0F1 ATP synthase subunit beta; protein product: MTATADAPTGTRTGRVVRVTGPVVDVEFPRNEVPALYSALTVEVEFGDLAKTLTLEIAQHLGDNLVRTISMQPTDGVVRGQTVTDLGRPISVPVGDQVKGHVFNALGECLDKPDLEITGDLWGIHRKAPNFDQLEGKTEMLETGIKVLDLMTPYVVGGKIGLFGGAGVGKTVLIQEMIQRVALNFGGTSVFAGVGERTREGNDLITEMTESGVIQNTALVFGQMDEPPGTRMRVALSALTMAEYFRDELSQDVLLFIDNIFRFTQAGSEVSTLLGRMPSAVGYQPTLADEMGELQERITSTRGRSITSMQAIYVPADDYTDPAPATTFAHLDATTELSRPISQKGIYPAVDPLTSTSRILDPQYVGNEHFRVANEVKRILQKYQDLQDIIAILGIDELSEEDRQLVGRARRIERFLSQNLLVAEQFTQQKGSTVPLKETIEAFDKIAKGEFDDYPEQAFFLCGGIEDLEKNKKKLEG